In Pelagibius sp. CAU 1746, the following proteins share a genomic window:
- a CDS encoding aminotransferase class I/II-fold pyridoxal phosphate-dependent enzyme gives MVLKVAGRGRVPPFIVMDVMRAANEREAAGGDVLHLEVGQPGTPAPDGVLAAARAALDGHLIGYTDAMGLPSLRRRIARHYQDWYGCAVDPERVMVTTGSSAGFQVAFLAAFDAGDRVALAAPGYPAYRNILTALGVEPLLLPAEAEHRFQPTPELLQRLPEPPDGLIVASPSNPAGTMVGRADMQALVDYCREHGIRLVSDEIYHGICFDQPGVSALELTDEAIVINSFSKYFSMTGWRLGWMVLPEDLLRPAECLGQNLFISAPCLSQIAGEAAFGCGEQLDGYVAAYARNRALLLEELPKAGLDRLAPADGAFYIYADVAELTNDSEAFCKRMLAEIGVAATPGIDFDPDRGRRFLRFSFAGREAVMAEAARRLKDWIKG, from the coding sequence ATGGTTCTGAAGGTCGCCGGGCGCGGGCGCGTGCCACCTTTCATCGTCATGGACGTGATGCGCGCCGCCAACGAGCGTGAGGCCGCCGGCGGCGACGTCCTGCACCTGGAGGTCGGCCAGCCGGGCACCCCGGCGCCCGACGGCGTTCTGGCGGCGGCCCGCGCGGCGCTGGACGGACACCTGATCGGCTATACCGACGCCATGGGGCTGCCCAGCCTGCGCCGCCGCATCGCCCGGCACTATCAGGACTGGTACGGCTGCGCGGTCGATCCCGAGCGCGTCATGGTGACGACCGGCTCCTCGGCGGGTTTCCAGGTCGCATTCCTGGCCGCCTTCGATGCCGGAGACCGCGTCGCCCTGGCCGCGCCGGGCTATCCGGCCTATCGCAACATCCTGACGGCGCTGGGCGTCGAGCCGCTGCTGCTGCCGGCCGAGGCCGAGCATCGCTTCCAGCCGACACCCGAGCTGCTGCAGCGCCTGCCCGAGCCGCCCGACGGCCTGATCGTCGCCTCGCCCTCCAACCCCGCGGGCACCATGGTCGGGCGCGCCGATATGCAGGCCCTGGTGGATTACTGCCGCGAGCACGGCATCCGCCTGGTTTCCGACGAGATCTATCACGGCATCTGCTTCGATCAGCCGGGCGTCAGCGCGCTGGAGCTGACCGACGAGGCCATCGTCATCAACTCCTTCTCCAAGTACTTCTCCATGACCGGCTGGCGGCTGGGGTGGATGGTACTGCCCGAGGACCTGCTGCGGCCGGCGGAATGCCTGGGCCAGAACCTCTTCATTTCGGCGCCCTGCCTGTCGCAGATCGCCGGCGAGGCGGCTTTCGGCTGCGGGGAGCAGCTCGATGGCTACGTTGCCGCCTACGCCCGCAACCGGGCCCTGCTGCTGGAGGAACTGCCCAAGGCCGGGCTCGACCGTCTGGCGCCCGCCGACGGCGCCTTTTACATCTACGCCGATGTCGCCGAGCTGACCAACGACAGCGAGGCGTTCTGCAAGCGCATGCTGGCGGAGATCGGCGTGGCGGCGACGCCGGGCATCGACTTCGATCCCGACCGCGGCCGACGCTTCCTGCGCTTTTCCTTCGCCGGGCGCGAAGCGGTCATGGCCGAGGCTGCGCGCCGTCTCAAGGACTGGATCAAGGGTTGA
- a CDS encoding gamma-glutamyltransferase yields MAVLGACEAPREPGVLAPVEGFAGLVAGDEPWAVTIGRDVIGNGGTAADAAVAMYFAMTVTLPSRVGLAGGGVCIAHNSGLGYQAGEPSVQVFQFLPDPGAGARPQFAGARAMAVMHARHGAQRWELLLGPAERLGRVGYGVSRAFASDLAAAADFVSANPDLRAVYANRAGSLAREGDEIMPSELAGVISGLRRQGAGYLYTGSFANRLVESANGIGVPLTMQQLRDTLPRAAAPLEIPLGDSVAYFPPPPGGGGLLTAQMVGMLTEVESYDSASPADRVHLLADSGQRAFAARSGWLGNGNDGRGLVGEDTLERLMAGYTSRQHTPAPVSAANALPAVSNPFTAGFVVADQWSSAVACSFSMNGLFGAGRIIPGTGILLPKDPVLGADNLTATIFANPFNGTLYFAGTASGGLAAPAALTRVMLESLSGEGDLEAAVAAPRVVNVGAPDITYYEPSLDAGIVNALRQRGHSLQAEPGVGLANALSCPGGLRNETASCQAVSDRRGHGLAVFVQ; encoded by the coding sequence ATGGCAGTCCTGGGCGCCTGCGAGGCCCCGCGGGAGCCGGGGGTCCTGGCGCCGGTCGAAGGCTTTGCCGGCCTGGTCGCCGGCGACGAGCCCTGGGCCGTGACCATCGGTCGGGATGTGATCGGCAACGGCGGCACCGCCGCCGATGCCGCCGTGGCCATGTATTTCGCCATGACCGTGACCCTCCCGTCGCGGGTCGGCTTGGCCGGGGGCGGGGTCTGCATCGCCCACAACAGCGGCCTCGGATACCAGGCGGGCGAGCCGAGCGTGCAGGTCTTCCAGTTCCTGCCGGACCCCGGCGCCGGCGCGCGCCCGCAGTTCGCCGGCGCGCGCGCCATGGCGGTGATGCACGCCCGGCACGGCGCCCAGCGCTGGGAGCTGCTGCTGGGCCCTGCCGAACGGCTGGGTCGCGTCGGCTACGGCGTCAGCCGCGCCTTCGCCAGCGACCTCGCCGCCGCCGCTGATTTCGTATCGGCCAATCCCGACCTGCGGGCGGTCTATGCGAACCGGGCCGGTTCGCTGGCCCGTGAAGGCGACGAGATCATGCCCTCGGAGCTGGCCGGGGTGATTTCCGGCCTGCGCCGCCAGGGTGCGGGCTATCTTTACACGGGCTCCTTCGCCAACCGGCTGGTGGAGTCGGCCAACGGAATCGGCGTGCCGCTGACCATGCAGCAGCTGCGTGACACGCTGCCCCGGGCGGCCGCCCCTCTGGAGATTCCCCTGGGCGACAGCGTGGCCTATTTCCCGCCGCCGCCGGGCGGCGGCGGCCTGCTCACCGCCCAGATGGTCGGCATGCTGACGGAAGTGGAGAGCTACGACAGTGCCTCGCCCGCCGACCGCGTCCATCTGCTGGCGGACTCCGGGCAGCGCGCCTTCGCGGCGCGCAGCGGCTGGCTGGGCAACGGCAACGACGGCCGCGGCTTGGTCGGGGAGGACACCCTGGAGCGGCTCATGGCCGGCTACACCTCTCGCCAGCACACCCCGGCGCCGGTGAGCGCCGCAAATGCTTTGCCCGCGGTTTCCAATCCCTTCACCGCCGGTTTCGTGGTGGCGGACCAATGGAGTTCCGCGGTCGCCTGCAGCTTCAGCATGAACGGCCTGTTCGGCGCCGGCCGGATAATTCCGGGCACCGGCATCCTGCTGCCCAAGGATCCGGTCCTGGGTGCCGACAACCTGACCGCCACCATCTTCGCCAACCCCTTCAACGGGACGCTCTATTTCGCCGGAACGGCGAGCGGTGGCCTGGCGGCGCCCGCGGCGCTGACGCGGGTGATGCTGGAAAGCCTGAGCGGCGAGGGCGACCTGGAGGCGGCGGTCGCGGCGCCGCGGGTGGTCAATGTCGGAGCGCCGGATATCACTTACTACGAGCCCAGCCTGGATGCCGGGATCGTCAACGCCCTGCGCCAGCGCGGTCACAGCCTGCAGGCCGAGCCGGGCGTCGGCCTGGCCAACGCCCTGTCCTGTCCCGGCGGCCTGCGCAATGAGACCGCGAGCTGCCAGGCGGTGAGCGACCGGCGCGGGCACGGCCTGGCCGTTTTCGTGCAGTAG
- a CDS encoding M48 family metalloprotease: MRKPPVPLFCILLLVLGPLLPQRAAADQLQLIRDAEIENTIRTYATPLFQAAGLSPQGIRLYLVKDRALNAFVAGGLNLFINTGLLIETEDPGEVIGVIAHETGHIAGGHLARSGAALEQTYAALIATYLLSLGAALATGEGGLGAAVLSGGQDIALRGLLQYTRTQENSADQAAVSLLRATRQSPRGLMEFMEKLSGQEVLLTNNQDPYLRTHPLTQDRIDFLRQALRESPYADSPPDQDLVRMHDRMRAKLIGFLNPLNQVLRSYPTSDASLPARYARAIAYYRVPDIDKSLAEINALLLQQPNDPYFRELKGQILLEHGRVAEAVPEYQTAARILPGSAQIRQALARAQIALDTREMDQAALENLGVTLAEEPGNAAAWRLAAVAHGRLGDQAMTALSLAEAALARGKYAEARDRAEHAAGALPENTAPWLRAQDVKNEAERRLKKDN; this comes from the coding sequence TTGCGCAAACCGCCCGTTCCTTTGTTCTGCATTCTGTTGCTCGTGCTCGGCCCTCTGCTGCCGCAGCGGGCGGCGGCGGATCAGCTACAGCTGATTCGGGATGCGGAGATCGAAAATACCATCCGCACCTACGCCACGCCACTGTTCCAGGCAGCCGGACTGAGCCCCCAAGGCATCAGGCTCTACCTCGTAAAGGACCGCGCACTCAACGCTTTTGTTGCCGGCGGCCTTAATCTCTTCATCAACACCGGCCTGCTGATAGAGACCGAGGACCCCGGCGAGGTGATCGGCGTGATCGCCCACGAAACCGGCCACATCGCGGGCGGCCACCTGGCCCGCAGCGGCGCCGCCCTGGAACAGACCTATGCCGCGCTGATCGCCACCTACCTGCTGAGCCTGGGCGCAGCCCTGGCCACCGGCGAGGGCGGTTTGGGCGCGGCGGTGCTGAGCGGCGGCCAGGACATCGCCCTGCGGGGCCTGCTGCAATACACGCGCACCCAGGAAAACTCGGCCGACCAGGCGGCGGTCAGCCTGCTGCGGGCGACCCGGCAGTCGCCGCGCGGGCTGATGGAGTTCATGGAGAAGCTGAGCGGCCAGGAAGTGCTGCTGACCAACAACCAGGACCCCTATCTGCGTACCCACCCGCTGACCCAGGACCGCATCGATTTCCTGCGCCAGGCGCTGCGCGAATCGCCCTACGCCGACAGTCCGCCGGACCAGGATCTGGTACGGATGCACGATCGCATGCGCGCCAAGCTGATCGGCTTCCTCAATCCCCTGAACCAGGTGCTGCGGAGCTACCCGACCAGCGATGCCAGCCTGCCGGCGCGCTACGCCCGGGCCATCGCCTACTACCGCGTGCCGGACATCGACAAGTCATTGGCCGAGATCAACGCCCTGCTGCTGCAGCAGCCGAACGACCCCTATTTCCGCGAACTGAAGGGACAGATACTGCTGGAACACGGCCGCGTCGCCGAGGCGGTGCCCGAGTACCAGACCGCGGCGCGGATCCTGCCCGGCTCGGCACAAATCCGCCAGGCGCTGGCCAGGGCCCAGATCGCCCTCGACACCCGCGAAATGGACCAGGCGGCCCTGGAGAACCTGGGCGTCACCTTGGCCGAAGAGCCCGGTAACGCCGCCGCCTGGCGCCTGGCGGCCGTCGCGCACGGCCGCCTGGGCGATCAGGCCATGACCGCGCTGTCGCTGGCGGAGGCGGCCCTGGCGCGGGGCAAATACGCCGAGGCGCGCGACCGCGCCGAGCACGCGGCCGGCGCCCTGCCGGAAAACACCGCTCCCTGGCTGCGCGCCCAGGACGTCAAGAACGAAGCGGAGCGTCGCCTGAAAAAGGACAACTGA
- a CDS encoding DsbA family protein has protein sequence MKNNIFLWSCAALMVAAATLLAPRPGQAQETPPALNAQQQEAVEALVRQYLLEHPEVIVESLQSFERRQQEAETQRQREALIAEAETLTNDPQAPVLGNPEGDVTLVEFFDYRCPYCKRMTGILAELMESDPQLRVVMKEFPILSQESVMAAKAALAAERQGKYEAFHFALMEDGGGFTEDEIMAVADSVGLDEARLRADMQDPAIEAALRLNHATAEKIGITGTPAFIVGDTLMPGALSLEQLRSVITAARAKQS, from the coding sequence TTGAAAAACAATATTTTTCTCTGGAGCTGCGCGGCCCTCATGGTGGCTGCCGCGACTCTGCTGGCGCCACGCCCGGGCCAGGCCCAGGAAACTCCGCCGGCACTGAACGCTCAGCAGCAGGAGGCTGTCGAGGCCCTGGTGCGCCAGTATCTGCTGGAGCACCCGGAAGTCATCGTCGAATCCCTGCAGAGCTTCGAGCGGCGCCAGCAGGAAGCCGAGACCCAGCGCCAGCGCGAGGCCCTGATCGCCGAGGCCGAAACGCTGACCAACGACCCTCAGGCGCCGGTCCTCGGCAACCCGGAGGGCGACGTCACCCTGGTCGAGTTCTTCGACTACCGCTGCCCCTACTGCAAACGGATGACCGGAATTCTGGCCGAACTGATGGAATCGGACCCGCAACTGCGCGTGGTCATGAAGGAATTCCCCATCCTCAGCCAGGAATCGGTCATGGCGGCCAAGGCCGCGCTCGCGGCCGAGCGCCAGGGCAAGTACGAAGCCTTTCATTTTGCGCTGATGGAAGACGGCGGTGGCTTCACCGAGGACGAAATCATGGCCGTTGCCGATTCGGTGGGCCTGGACGAGGCCCGGCTGCGCGCCGACATGCAGGACCCGGCCATCGAGGCCGCGTTGCGGCTCAACCACGCGACGGCCGAGAAGATCGGCATCACCGGCACCCCGGCCTTCATCGTCGGCGATACCCTGATGCCCGGCGCGCTGAGCCTGGAACAGCTCCGCAGCGTCATCACCGCGGCCCGCGCCAAGCAAAGCTGA
- the aroQ gene encoding type II 3-dehydroquinate dehydratase has translation MAKAPKVLILNGPNLNMLGSRQPDVYGRETLSDVEESCRSHGKSLGLEVDCRQSNSEGQLIDWIHEARDGHDGIIINPGAYTHTSIAIMDALLTAELPLIEVHLSNIHRREAFRHQSYVSKVADAVLAGLGSQGYLCALDTLARRLNTQQET, from the coding sequence GTGGCCAAAGCGCCGAAGGTTCTTATCCTCAACGGCCCCAATCTGAACATGCTCGGAAGCCGCCAGCCCGATGTCTACGGCAGGGAAACCCTATCCGACGTCGAGGAGAGCTGCCGCAGCCATGGCAAGAGCCTGGGCCTGGAAGTCGATTGCCGCCAGTCGAACAGCGAAGGACAGCTGATCGACTGGATTCATGAGGCGCGCGACGGCCACGACGGAATCATCATCAATCCCGGCGCCTATACGCATACCTCGATCGCGATCATGGACGCCCTGCTGACGGCCGAGCTCCCGTTGATCGAGGTCCATCTTTCCAACATCCACCGGCGTGAAGCTTTTCGGCACCAGTCCTATGTGTCGAAAGTGGCGGACGCCGTGCTTGCCGGTCTGGGATCGCAGGGGTACCTCTGCGCACTCGACACCCTGGCGCGGCGCCTGAACACACAGCAAGAGACGTGA
- the accB gene encoding acetyl-CoA carboxylase biotin carboxyl carrier protein: MAKFEVNEELVRKLADLLQETGLNEIEYEVNNHRIRVAKNAGVTTLAAPAAAPAPCAPAPAAAAGGPEAVPAGAVTAPMVGTVYVASEPSAPPFVKVGDSVSEGQTLLIIEAMKVMNPLASPRAGTVKQILISDGQPVEYGEPLLVIE; this comes from the coding sequence ATGGCCAAGTTCGAAGTCAACGAAGAGCTGGTCCGCAAACTGGCGGACCTGCTTCAGGAAACCGGACTCAACGAGATTGAGTACGAGGTCAACAACCACCGTATCCGGGTCGCCAAGAACGCCGGCGTGACCACGCTGGCCGCACCGGCAGCCGCGCCCGCGCCCTGCGCCCCGGCACCCGCGGCCGCTGCAGGCGGGCCCGAGGCGGTTCCCGCCGGCGCGGTAACCGCGCCGATGGTCGGCACGGTCTACGTCGCCAGCGAACCGAGCGCGCCGCCCTTCGTGAAGGTCGGCGATTCGGTCTCCGAGGGCCAGACACTGCTGATCATCGAAGCCATGAAGGTGATGAACCCGCTGGCCTCGCCACGTGCCGGTACGGTCAAGCAGATCCTGATCAGCGACGGCCAGCCCGTGGAGTACGGCGAGCCGCTGCTGGTGATCGAGTAG
- the accC gene encoding acetyl-CoA carboxylase biotin carboxylase subunit: MFDKILIANRGEIALRIHRACREMGIQTVAVHSTADADAMHVRLADESVCIGPAPSKDSYLNIPAILSAANITGADAIHPGVGFLSENADFAAMVEEHGLVFIGPSPEHISMMGDKVVAKKTAKELGIPVVPGSAGGLTSAEAARQTADEIGYPVLIKAAAGGGGRGMKVARSAAEVEDAYRLARSEAKVAFGNDEVYMERYLGEPRHIEVQLLADGQGGAIHLGERDCSLQRRHQKVLEEALSPALNAAEREAIGERVTAAMKKLGYRSAGTIEFLYENGEFFFIEMNTRLQVEHPISEAITGIDLVREQIRVAAGLPLDLKQKDIKFSGHAIECRINAENPETFIPSPGLVTDYHAPGGLGVRVDSGLYAGYRIPPTYDSLIAKLIVHGQTRNECLMRLRRALEEFVIVGVDTSIPLHQRLIGAQDFINGDYDIHWLEKFVAGKA, translated from the coding sequence ATGTTCGACAAGATCCTCATCGCCAATCGCGGCGAGATCGCTCTGCGGATCCACCGCGCTTGCCGTGAGATGGGTATCCAGACGGTCGCCGTGCACTCGACCGCCGACGCCGACGCCATGCACGTCCGCCTGGCGGACGAATCGGTCTGCATCGGCCCCGCGCCCAGCAAGGACAGCTACCTCAACATTCCAGCCATCCTTTCCGCCGCCAATATCACCGGCGCCGATGCCATCCATCCCGGCGTCGGTTTCCTGTCGGAAAACGCGGATTTCGCCGCCATGGTGGAAGAGCACGGCCTGGTCTTCATCGGCCCCTCGCCCGAGCACATCTCCATGATGGGCGACAAGGTGGTGGCCAAGAAGACCGCCAAGGAGCTTGGAATCCCGGTGGTGCCGGGCTCCGCCGGCGGCCTCACCTCCGCCGAGGCGGCGCGCCAGACGGCCGACGAGATCGGCTATCCGGTGCTGATCAAGGCGGCGGCCGGCGGCGGCGGCCGCGGCATGAAGGTGGCCCGCAGCGCCGCCGAGGTGGAGGATGCCTACCGCCTCGCCCGCTCCGAGGCCAAGGTCGCCTTCGGCAACGACGAGGTCTACATGGAGCGTTACCTCGGCGAGCCGCGCCATATCGAGGTGCAGCTTCTGGCCGACGGACAAGGCGGCGCGATCCACCTGGGCGAGCGCGACTGCTCCCTGCAGCGCCGGCACCAGAAAGTGCTGGAGGAGGCGCTCTCTCCGGCCCTCAACGCCGCCGAACGCGAGGCCATCGGCGAACGCGTCACCGCGGCGATGAAGAAGCTGGGCTACCGCAGCGCCGGGACCATCGAATTTCTCTACGAGAACGGCGAGTTCTTCTTCATCGAGATGAACACCCGCCTGCAGGTGGAGCACCCGATCTCGGAGGCGATCACCGGCATCGACTTGGTGCGCGAGCAGATTCGCGTCGCCGCCGGGCTGCCGCTGGACCTGAAGCAGAAGGATATCAAGTTCTCCGGCCACGCCATCGAGTGCCGCATCAACGCCGAGAACCCGGAGACCTTCATCCCCTCCCCCGGCCTGGTGACCGACTACCACGCGCCCGGCGGCCTTGGCGTGCGGGTCGATTCCGGTCTCTATGCCGGCTACCGCATCCCGCCGACCTACGACAGCTTGATCGCCAAGCTGATCGTCCACGGCCAGACCCGCAACGAGTGCCTGATGCGCCTGCGCCGCGCCCTGGAGGAGTTCGTCATCGTCGGAGTCGATACCTCCATCCCGCTGCACCAAAGGTTGATCGGGGCGCAGGACTTCATCAACGGCGACTACGACATCCACTGGCTGGAAAAATTTGTCGCCGGCAAGGCGTAG
- the aat gene encoding leucyl/phenylalanyl-tRNA--protein transferase, with amino-acid sequence MQLTPDLLLRAYAIGIFPMAESRVDPELHWIDPDMRGILPLDGLHVPRKLRAKIRRGLFEVRCNTAFEDVIQGCAEPAENRPDTWINPVIETLYNELFEMGFAHSVECWRDGQLVGGLYGVSLGAAFFGESMFSRATDASKVALVHLVLRLKKGGFQLLDTQFTTPHLSRFGAKEIPREDYRRLLTKAVSAQAEFYSGGVSEEELEAFLQSTTQTS; translated from the coding sequence ATGCAGTTGACGCCCGACCTCCTGCTCCGCGCCTACGCCATCGGGATCTTCCCCATGGCCGAGAGCCGTGTCGACCCGGAACTCCACTGGATCGATCCGGACATGCGCGGCATCCTGCCGCTCGACGGCCTACACGTGCCGCGCAAGCTGCGCGCCAAAATCCGCCGCGGACTCTTCGAGGTGCGCTGCAACACCGCCTTCGAGGACGTCATCCAGGGCTGCGCCGAACCGGCGGAGAACCGGCCCGACACCTGGATCAACCCGGTGATCGAGACGCTCTACAACGAGCTTTTCGAGATGGGCTTCGCGCATTCCGTGGAGTGTTGGCGGGACGGCCAACTGGTCGGCGGCCTCTACGGCGTCTCCCTGGGCGCCGCCTTCTTCGGCGAATCCATGTTCAGCCGCGCGACCGACGCCAGCAAGGTGGCCCTGGTGCATCTGGTGCTGCGCCTGAAGAAGGGCGGCTTCCAACTGCTGGATACCCAGTTCACCACGCCGCACCTCAGCCGCTTCGGCGCCAAGGAGATTCCGCGCGAGGACTACCGCCGGCTGCTCACCAAGGCGGTCTCGGCCCAGGCGGAGTTCTATTCGGGCGGGGTTTCGGAGGAGGAGCTGGAGGCCTTCTTGCAGTCGACCACCCAGACATCGTAG
- a CDS encoding DUF2155 domain-containing protein gives MRFVPRALALSLLTAPWLMMSPAPAGAVAGDIAVLQGLDKITARISTFEAPLNEPVRFGSLQIIARACDKKPPEETPESTAFLEIVDIRPDSPAVELFTGWMFASSPAISAVEHPVYDVWVVDCKKASSSSSETPPE, from the coding sequence TTGAGGTTTGTCCCCCGGGCCTTGGCCCTCTCCCTGCTGACGGCGCCTTGGTTGATGATGTCCCCGGCGCCGGCAGGTGCCGTCGCCGGCGATATCGCCGTGCTGCAGGGCCTCGACAAGATCACCGCGCGGATCTCCACCTTCGAGGCGCCCCTGAACGAGCCGGTGCGCTTCGGCTCCCTGCAGATCATCGCGCGGGCTTGCGACAAGAAGCCTCCGGAGGAGACGCCGGAGAGCACGGCTTTTCTGGAGATCGTCGACATCCGCCCGGATTCGCCGGCTGTGGAGCTTTTCACCGGCTGGATGTTCGCTTCCAGCCCCGCCATCTCGGCGGTCGAGCACCCGGTCTACGATGTCTGGGTGGTCGACTGCAAGAAGGCCTCCAGCTCCTCCTCCGAAACCCCGCCCGAATAG
- the mlaD gene encoding outer membrane lipid asymmetry maintenance protein MlaD produces the protein MRRNMIETVMGAVVLLVAVAFVVFAFRSTSIGDNAGDGYEVLVSFDDASGLNVGTDVRMAGVKIGTVVDQRLNPDTYFAEVLISISNAIRLPTDTSARIIPDGLLGGNYVALEPGGAEDYIADGGQIQYTQGSINVVDLLGRFIFSAADAASQSSSDGDSPQ, from the coding sequence ATGCGCAGAAACATGATCGAGACGGTGATGGGCGCGGTGGTCCTGCTGGTGGCCGTCGCCTTCGTCGTCTTCGCCTTCCGCAGCACCTCCATCGGCGACAACGCCGGCGACGGCTATGAAGTGCTGGTGTCCTTCGATGACGCTTCCGGCCTGAACGTCGGCACCGATGTGCGTATGGCCGGGGTGAAGATCGGCACCGTCGTCGATCAGCGCCTCAATCCCGATACCTACTTCGCCGAGGTGTTGATCAGCATCAGCAACGCCATCCGCCTGCCGACGGACACCTCCGCGCGGATCATTCCCGACGGATTGCTGGGCGGCAACTATGTCGCCCTGGAGCCGGGCGGCGCCGAGGACTACATCGCCGACGGCGGCCAGATCCAGTACACCCAGGGCTCGATCAACGTGGTCGACCTGCTGGGCCGTTTCATTTTCAGCGCTGCCGACGCGGCCTCTCAGAGCAGTTCGGACGGCGACTCCCCGCAGTAG
- a CDS encoding NADH:ubiquinone oxidoreductase subunit NDUFA12 — protein sequence MGTTIGTRLFTWLRGELVGSDQQGNRYYRAKGGGRTHKDSLRKEQRWVIYNGEVEASRVPPDWHAWLHHTTDQVPPEGGAARQPWQKEHQPNLTGTVQAYRPPGHALKGGKRDRATGDYEPWTPN from the coding sequence ATGGGGACCACCATCGGCACAAGGCTCTTCACATGGTTGCGCGGCGAACTGGTCGGCAGCGACCAGCAGGGCAACCGCTACTACCGCGCCAAGGGCGGCGGCCGTACGCACAAGGATTCGTTGCGCAAAGAGCAGCGCTGGGTGATCTACAACGGCGAGGTCGAGGCGAGCCGCGTGCCTCCCGACTGGCATGCCTGGCTGCATCACACCACCGATCAGGTTCCGCCGGAAGGCGGCGCCGCGCGGCAGCCGTGGCAGAAGGAGCACCAGCCCAACCTGACAGGTACGGTCCAGGCCTATCGGCCGCCGGGGCACGCCCTGAAGGGCGGCAAGCGCGACCGCGCCACCGGCGACTACGAGCCCTGGACCCCGAATTGA
- a CDS encoding methyl-accepting chemotaxis protein has protein sequence MNVLFSLSSARLLTGAVAALLAAVIGWQAAAEGLPVAQSVLEVAAFVAACLATLALHRVVGALRTIVETAEEIAHSGDFSLRVPCSEGARETEKLRQAINHLVDVTDAFVREAGASMQHVAAGKYFRRIILRGLPGDFRASAERVNAAVAEMASKTQRFSELTNTFDKEISATIEAVEQTVAAVGGQSKSLNECAADSSHRATTMAAAATEASTNVQAVAGAAEQLSAAIQDITEQVERQAAITREASGNAQTASARMQELVETAGQVGAVLSLITEIAEKTNLLALNATIEAARAGEAGKGFAVVAGEVKALSHQTAAATEQIARQVESIQETTRRSHSANEQVTKMVENISEIAEAIAGAAEQQSAATREIAGSIGQASAGAAEIAENISGVTAAANQTQGAAEEMARAADDMTRQVAVLESAAAGYLKEARSISG, from the coding sequence ATGAACGTTTTGTTTTCTCTCTCTAGCGCGCGCCTGCTCACCGGTGCCGTGGCCGCTCTGCTGGCCGCTGTCATCGGCTGGCAAGCGGCCGCCGAAGGTCTTCCGGTTGCGCAGAGCGTCTTGGAGGTTGCGGCTTTCGTTGCGGCCTGCCTCGCGACGCTGGCGCTGCACCGCGTCGTCGGCGCGCTGAGGACCATCGTCGAGACGGCGGAGGAGATTGCCCACAGCGGCGACTTCAGCTTGAGGGTGCCGTGCAGCGAAGGGGCGCGGGAGACGGAAAAGTTGCGGCAGGCCATCAATCACCTGGTCGACGTCACCGACGCTTTCGTCCGCGAGGCGGGAGCCTCCATGCAACATGTCGCCGCAGGGAAATATTTCCGCAGGATCATCCTGCGCGGATTGCCGGGCGACTTTCGCGCCAGCGCTGAGCGGGTCAATGCGGCCGTCGCGGAGATGGCCAGCAAGACCCAACGTTTCTCCGAGCTGACGAACACCTTCGACAAGGAGATCTCGGCGACCATCGAGGCCGTGGAGCAAACTGTCGCCGCGGTGGGCGGGCAGTCGAAATCCCTGAACGAATGCGCCGCGGATTCCAGCCACCGGGCGACGACCATGGCCGCTGCCGCGACCGAGGCCTCCACCAACGTGCAGGCCGTTGCCGGGGCCGCCGAACAGCTTTCGGCGGCGATCCAGGACATCACCGAGCAGGTCGAACGCCAGGCGGCGATCACCCGGGAGGCCAGCGGTAACGCCCAAACGGCGAGCGCGCGGATGCAGGAACTGGTCGAAACCGCCGGGCAGGTCGGCGCGGTGCTGAGCCTCATCACCGAGATCGCCGAGAAGACCAACCTGCTGGCGCTCAACGCCACCATCGAGGCGGCGCGGGCCGGAGAAGCGGGCAAGGGCTTTGCCGTGGTGGCCGGCGAGGTCAAGGCCCTGTCCCATCAGACTGCCGCCGCGACGGAGCAGATCGCCCGCCAGGTCGAGAGCATTCAGGAGACGACCCGGCGTAGCCACAGCGCCAACGAGCAGGTCACGAAGATGGTCGAGAACATCAGCGAGATCGCTGAAGCCATCGCCGGGGCGGCCGAGCAGCAGAGCGCGGCCACCCGGGAAATCGCCGGGTCCATCGGTCAGGCCTCAGCGGGGGCCGCGGAAATCGCGGAAAATATTTCCGGGGTGACCGCGGCTGCGAATCAGACTCAGGGCGCCGCTGAGGAGATGGCCAGGGCCGCCGACGATATGACCCGGCAGGTCGCGGTCCTCGAGAGCGCAGCCGCCGGCTACCTCAAGGAGGCCCGCTCGATCAGCGGCTGA